Proteins co-encoded in one Chitinophagales bacterium genomic window:
- the glmM gene encoding phosphoglucosamine mutase: MALIKSISGIRGTIGNSVGNDLTPIDLVKFTAAYGTHLLQSLGHTEMKKAVVIGRDARISGQMVNNIVVGALQSVGIHVIDIGLATTPTVEMAVTAENAIGGIILSASHNPKEWNALKLLNEKGEFLSKEAGEQVLQIAESGTFQFVDVDEVGSYTFKEDYLSYHIAQILQHELVDVAAISSRSFKIVVDAVNSVGGFAVPTLLKALGVEDVFELYCEPTGRFPHNPEPLPEHLSAISNEVKRQNADLGIVVDPDVDRLALVCEDGEMFGEEYTLVAVADYVLKHRKGSTVSNLSSTKALKEITEKAGQKYYAAAVGEVNVVAQMKAVDAVIGGEGNGGIIVPDLHYGRDALIGIALFLSYLAKFGESCSMLRSSYPTYHISKNKIQLTPDINVDVVLERIAKKYKNYPQSTIDGLKLIFDGGDWVHLRKSNTEPIIRIYSESNLKTTAESMANRIMQDIREISKE; this comes from the coding sequence TTGGCACTTATCAAATCAATTTCGGGTATCAGAGGTACTATCGGCAATTCGGTAGGAAATGATTTAACTCCAATAGACCTTGTCAAATTCACAGCAGCATATGGTACTCATCTACTGCAATCTCTCGGTCATACTGAAATGAAAAAAGCAGTTGTAATAGGTCGAGATGCTCGCATTTCAGGTCAAATGGTCAATAATATTGTTGTTGGCGCACTTCAATCAGTGGGTATTCATGTAATAGACATAGGACTAGCTACTACACCAACTGTAGAAATGGCAGTAACTGCCGAAAATGCAATTGGAGGAATCATTCTTTCAGCAAGCCATAATCCGAAGGAATGGAATGCGCTGAAATTACTGAATGAAAAAGGCGAATTTTTGAGCAAAGAAGCAGGTGAACAAGTGCTACAAATTGCCGAATCTGGCACTTTTCAATTTGTAGATGTAGATGAAGTTGGTAGTTACACCTTTAAAGAAGACTATCTTTCTTACCACATTGCGCAAATTCTTCAACACGAATTAGTAGATGTAGCCGCAATTTCATCTCGTTCCTTCAAGATTGTGGTAGATGCGGTTAATTCTGTAGGTGGTTTTGCAGTTCCTACTTTATTGAAGGCTTTGGGAGTAGAGGATGTTTTTGAATTGTACTGTGAACCAACAGGCCGTTTTCCACACAACCCAGAACCTTTACCAGAACATTTATCCGCTATTTCGAACGAAGTCAAACGCCAAAATGCAGATTTAGGTATTGTTGTAGATCCTGATGTAGATAGATTGGCTTTGGTATGTGAAGATGGTGAAATGTTTGGAGAAGAATATACTTTAGTAGCTGTGGCAGACTATGTTTTGAAGCATCGAAAAGGTAGCACGGTTTCTAACTTGTCTTCTACAAAAGCATTGAAGGAAATTACCGAAAAAGCTGGCCAAAAGTATTATGCAGCAGCAGTGGGAGAAGTGAATGTAGTGGCTCAAATGAAGGCTGTTGACGCAGTTATTGGAGGTGAAGGAAATGGCGGAATCATTGTTCCAGATTTACACTATGGACGAGATGCCTTAATAGGTATTGCTTTATTTTTGAGCTACTTAGCCAAATTTGGAGAATCTTGCTCCATGCTTCGATCTTCTTATCCTACTTATCATATTTCTAAAAATAAAATCCAATTAACCCCTGATATTAATGTAGATGTAGTTTTGGAACGTATTGCTAAGAAGTATAAAAATTATCCACAAAGCACCATTGACGGATTGAAGTTAATTTTTGATGGAGGGGACTGGGTACATCTTCGAAAATCCAATACGGAACCCATTATTCGTATTTATTCAGAAAGTAATTTGAAGACCACCGCAGAATCAATGGCCAATAGAATCATGCAAGACATTAGAGAGATTTCAAAAGAATAA
- a CDS encoding TonB-dependent receptor, with protein MKKIIVYKLMLITFLFFTVQHLFSQNSGGVKGTVVNTQGETLPGTNVVLKGDFPRGTITDENGNYEISNLPPGVYEVEISFTFIGYKPSTKRFTVRSGQVTTLNVILEEQALQMSQVVVTGTFDERTKLESSVGITTLNPKGIEERNARSAGDLLQAVPGTYVDNSGGEVGAKIYARGLASGSRSQPGYRYLSLQEDGLPVTSGQLFYGFVDMYHRLDATVGRMEAIRGGSASITAANAPGGIVNFISKEGGNEFEGMVKLQTAVQGSGNILARGDFNLGGPMGDSGWTYNLGGFYRWDEGPRNVPYDANIGGQVKFNLKKTHDKGSIKLYGKLLNDRVTFYQSVPIVDLANNTPQSGWNITEDTYFYNVQSDDIIDGRNVKENPNAKTDFHIDNGMHAQSFAVGLDVRQDLGSGWTLKNNIKYSSFQENDDRFELQAMFPKVNGPGEFYGQPGFTNFTYTDIKTGEVLYNAPEGIDNLPTNFLSGLGVFRFEGDFKDIVDQLSLSKKVGNHDLTVGGYFSNFDQTSFYTAHIGLGTNEPQPRLLMATHPNPVKAFPFLTTEPNFVFSDENGLLAHGAGAYVNYESTSTNISFFANDTWQVNEKLNLDFGIRYESITHKGRKEDYDRPSDEINPATGAGLQLFINPQTGTPILNPATGRPLAFPLGQDGDYTTWYDLATRRSTDVWRDFEHNYSYLSASLGGNVKINDNSAVYGRFTLGNKAPELAFYQNNFLNSEIGKGEIEEITQAELGYKLNVSKASLFLTGFYSQMKNVPFQQFAIGQNSTTVRSPNTFNNIRTIGTEIEAVITIAKNLDLRMIGTLQNPTFTDFSYYNLNATAHPVFIGETYPESPIYLDPNGVPVPAGTPSDDFIEDFSGNDVSDVPKVMLDITPSYQIKNVKIYANYRYTGKRWGNRRNTVELDGFGLLSAGISARLTENINLHVSGTNLAGTEALLLFVGAGSFTLSAEDVTPESIKEFADQGRPMLFRAVMPRIVTGALTFTF; from the coding sequence ATGAAAAAAATTATTGTTTACAAATTGATGTTAATTACATTCTTGTTCTTTACTGTACAGCATCTGTTTTCTCAAAATTCGGGTGGGGTTAAGGGAACGGTAGTGAATACGCAGGGTGAAACTTTGCCGGGAACGAATGTGGTGCTAAAAGGAGATTTTCCGCGTGGAACAATTACCGATGAAAATGGCAATTATGAAATATCAAATTTGCCACCAGGGGTTTATGAAGTAGAAATTAGTTTTACTTTTATTGGGTATAAACCCTCTACCAAAAGATTTACAGTTCGTTCTGGACAAGTGACTACTTTGAATGTGATACTAGAAGAACAAGCTCTTCAGATGTCACAAGTGGTAGTGACTGGTACTTTCGATGAACGTACCAAATTGGAGTCGAGTGTGGGTATCACTACCCTCAATCCCAAAGGCATTGAAGAAAGAAATGCTCGAAGTGCAGGTGACTTACTTCAAGCTGTTCCAGGCACTTATGTCGATAATTCGGGCGGAGAAGTTGGAGCAAAAATATATGCTCGTGGACTCGCTTCTGGTTCACGCTCACAGCCAGGCTATCGGTATCTTTCTCTTCAAGAAGATGGGCTACCCGTCACAAGTGGTCAATTGTTTTATGGTTTTGTTGATATGTACCACAGATTGGATGCTACCGTAGGCCGCATGGAAGCAATTCGTGGAGGAAGTGCCTCTATTACTGCTGCAAATGCCCCAGGTGGTATCGTCAATTTTATTTCCAAAGAAGGAGGAAACGAATTTGAAGGTATGGTAAAACTGCAAACTGCTGTTCAAGGTAGTGGGAACATACTTGCAAGAGGTGACTTCAATTTGGGCGGACCGATGGGCGATAGTGGCTGGACATACAATTTAGGAGGCTTTTACAGATGGGACGAAGGCCCTCGGAACGTACCCTATGATGCCAATATTGGAGGACAAGTAAAGTTCAACCTCAAAAAAACACATGATAAAGGTTCTATCAAATTGTATGGAAAACTGTTGAATGACCGAGTGACTTTCTATCAAAGTGTGCCGATTGTAGATTTAGCAAACAATACGCCACAATCAGGATGGAATATTACCGAAGATACCTATTTCTACAATGTTCAAAGTGACGATATCATTGATGGACGAAATGTGAAAGAAAATCCAAATGCTAAAACCGATTTTCATATTGACAATGGAATGCACGCACAAAGTTTTGCGGTAGGCTTAGATGTACGTCAAGATTTAGGGAGTGGATGGACATTGAAAAACAATATTAAATATTCTTCTTTTCAAGAAAATGATGATCGCTTTGAACTACAAGCAATGTTTCCGAAAGTAAACGGCCCCGGCGAATTTTACGGACAGCCAGGGTTTACCAACTTTACTTATACGGACATTAAAACTGGAGAAGTTTTATACAACGCACCAGAAGGTATTGATAACCTTCCTACCAATTTTCTTTCTGGTTTAGGTGTTTTTCGTTTTGAAGGAGACTTTAAAGATATTGTGGATCAACTATCTCTGTCCAAAAAAGTAGGAAATCATGATTTAACAGTAGGTGGATATTTCAGTAATTTTGACCAAACAAGTTTTTATACTGCACACATAGGCTTGGGTACAAATGAGCCACAGCCACGATTGTTGATGGCAACTCATCCGAATCCTGTGAAAGCATTTCCTTTTTTGACTACAGAACCCAATTTTGTATTTAGTGATGAGAACGGTTTACTTGCTCATGGTGCAGGTGCTTACGTAAACTATGAATCTACTTCTACCAATATTTCTTTCTTTGCAAATGATACTTGGCAGGTCAATGAGAAATTGAATTTAGATTTTGGAATACGATATGAATCCATTACACACAAGGGACGAAAAGAAGATTATGACCGACCATCAGATGAAATCAACCCTGCAACAGGTGCTGGATTACAGTTGTTTATCAACCCACAAACGGGTACACCTATATTAAACCCCGCTACTGGCAGACCTCTTGCTTTTCCATTAGGACAAGACGGTGACTATACGACTTGGTATGATTTGGCAACTCGTCGTAGTACAGATGTATGGAGAGATTTTGAACACAACTACAGTTATCTTTCTGCTTCATTGGGTGGAAACGTGAAAATAAATGATAATAGTGCAGTGTATGGTCGCTTCACTTTAGGTAATAAAGCACCAGAGTTGGCTTTTTACCAGAACAATTTCTTAAATTCTGAAATTGGAAAAGGAGAGATAGAAGAAATCACCCAAGCGGAATTGGGATATAAATTGAATGTATCAAAAGCCTCTTTGTTCCTAACAGGTTTTTATAGTCAAATGAAAAATGTACCATTCCAACAATTCGCTATTGGTCAAAACAGTACGACAGTTAGGAGTCCTAATACCTTCAATAATATTCGTACCATTGGAACAGAGATAGAAGCTGTAATTACTATAGCTAAAAATCTTGATTTACGGATGATTGGAACTCTTCAAAATCCAACATTTACGGATTTCAGCTACTACAACCTCAATGCCACAGCGCACCCTGTTTTCATTGGCGAAACCTACCCAGAGTCACCCATTTATTTAGATCCCAATGGAGTACCCGTTCCAGCAGGTACACCAAGTGATGATTTTATTGAAGATTTTTCGGGTAATGATGTGTCTGATGTTCCTAAAGTGATGTTGGATATTACACCATCATATCAAATTAAGAACGTCAAGATTTATGCAAATTATCGTTACACGGGTAAACGTTGGGGAAATCGTCGAAATACAGTTGAGCTGGATGGTTTTGGATTGTTGAGTGCAGGAATTTCTGCTCGCCTGACAGAAAATATCAATCTTCATGTAAGTGGTACTAATTTAGCTGGAACTGAAGCATTGTTATTATTTGTCGGTGCAGGCTCTTTCACTTTGAGTGCTGAAGATGTTACACCTGAATCGATTAAAGAATTTGCTGATCAAGGCCGCCCTATGTTGTTTCGTGCAGTAATGCCGAGGATTGTAACAGGCGCATTGACTTTTACGTTTTAA